The DNA window GCCTCGCTGACGGATCGTGAAGCGTTGGCGAAAGCCGTCAGCGGTGTCGATGTGATCTTTCATCTTGCCGCGCTGCCCAGCGTGCCGCGCAGCGTGAAAGATCCACGCAGTTCGCATGTGGCGAATGTTGAAGGGACGTTTGAGGTGTTGGAGGCGGCGCGTGCGGCGGGTGTGAAACGCGTTGTGTATGCGGCGTCCAGCTCTGCGTACGGCAATCAGCCGGGATTTCCGCGTGTGGAGACGATGGTGCCCATGCCTATTGCGCCTTATCCGGTGCAGAAGCTGGCGGGCGAGTTCTACATGAAGAGTTACTGGCAGGTATACGGGCTGGAGACGGTCTGCCTGCGGTATTTCAACATCTTCGGACCGCGGCAGGTGCCGAATTCAGAGTATTCCGGCGTCATGGCGAAGTTCATCCTGCAACTGCAGCGGGGCGAACGGCCAACGATTTATGGCGATGGCGAACAAGGCCGCGACTTTACCTATGTTGCGAATGCAGTGCAGGCGAATCTGCTGGCCAGTGAAGCTCCGGCGGACAAGGTTGCCGGGCAGGTTTTCAATGTTGCCTGTGGCGAACGTCATACGCTGAATGAAACCTATCGCGTCATCGCAGGACTTCTGAAATCCAGGCTGGAGCCTGCTTATGGACCGGAACGCTGCGGCGATGTGAAGGATTCGCTGGCAAGTATCCAGGCGGCGCGCCAGGCCTTTGGATATGCGCCGTCGGTGGGCTTTGAAGAAGGTCTACAGCGCACCGTCGCATGGTATTGCGAACAGCACCATCACAGGTCTTAACCCTTTCGTTTCAATTTTCCTTAAATATTGGCGGCATTTGGCAGCCCGTGGCGCGGAACTTGCAGGGCGGCGGGGGTGTCCAATGGGGAAAGTATTTGGTGACGGTTTCGCCGGGCGCAGTTCGCCAGCGGAAACAGTGTACCCAGGAGCAGCATGGCGACAGGCAACATGGAAGATAGCGTACAGACACCCGCAACTGGCGGAAGCATTCCCGCAGTGACCACGCTGGCAGCATGGCGTGCGCGGGTTCAAAGCCGCCAGGCCCGCGTTGGCATCATTGGGTTGGGTTATGTGGGCTTGCCGCTCACGCTGCTGTTCTCCAGTGAAGGCTTTCGCGTGACCGGCTTCGACGTGGATGAGAAGAAGGTCGACACGCTGAATAGTGGTGCCAGCTACATCTGGCGAATTGAGCCGGAACACATTGCCGCGGCACAGGCGAAAGGATTTCGCGCGACGACAGACTTCCGGCACATTGCAGAGATGGATGCCGTGCTGATCTGCGTGCCCACACCGCTTACGGAGCATCACGCACCGGACTTGAGCTATGTGGAGACGACGGTCCATGCGATCGCGCCTTATGTGCGTGCCGGCCAGCTGATTGTGCTGGAGAGCACCACCTATCCCGGCACGACGGAAGAGATCGTGGTGCGCATTCTCACCGATGCAGGCGTAGAGCGCGGCGTGCATGTGCAGATTGCTCCGCCCGAAGAGATTGAGCAGATTGATGGCGTCCTGGTGGCGTTTTCGCCGGAACGCGAAGACCCCGGCAATATGATCACGCCGCGTCGCGAGATTCCGAAGGTGGTGGGTGGTATGGACGCGACGGCCACGGAGGCCGCCTGCGCCCTGTATGGCTCTATCTTTACGAAGACGGTTCCGGTGTCGTCGCCTGCCACGGCCGAGATGACCAAGCTGCTGGAAAATATCTACCGCAGCGTGAACATTGCGCTGGTAAACGAACTGAAGCAGCTCTGCATGAAGATGGGCGTGAACATCTGGGAAGTGATCGATGCGGCGGCCACCAAGCCTTTCGGTTTCCAGGCGTTCTATCCCGGCCCTGGCATTGGCGGTCACTGCATTCCGGTCGATCCGTTCTACCTGACGTGGAAGGCCAAGGAATACGGCTTCACCACACGCTTCATCCAGCTTGCGGGTGAGGTCAATGAGGACATGCCGGTGTTTGTGATGCGGCAGGTTGCGCGTGCGCTGAATGCTCGCGGCGTGGCCACCAAGGGTGCGAAGGTGCTGGTGCTAGGCGTGGCGTATAAGGCGGATGTGGATGATCTGCGCGAGTCGCCGTCGCTGGCCATCATCGAGCAATTGCAGGGGCTGGGATGCGACGTCAGCTACAACGATCCCTTCTTTCCCAAAGTGGGACACGGTCGGAAATACGCTCTGAACATGGAATCCACGCCATTGGAGCGGGTTAGCGAATTTGACTGCGTTTTGATTGCCACCGACCACTCGGCATATGAGATGGAAACGATTGTTGCGGAAGCGAAGCTGGTGGTAGATTCGAGAAACGCCACGCGTCATATTCAGTCACCAAAGATTGTTCGCTGCTAAGAATCAGCGGGCAAACAAGGTAGACCATCGGCCATAAGAGCTGTAGACGGGGCGGGTAGCTGCCCCGTTTCTGCTTTCAGTGGCTGTTGAAACTGAGAGTTCTCTCACAGGTATCCCTGGGTTGCGGCATATGCCGTGCAACGCGCACTGATGCGCGTTTGCGTATCACCAGGTTCCTGTTTGAGGGGATTTCGTACTTTGCCGTTGTGGAAAGATGCAACAGCCCACTTGAGATGTGTGCAGCGGTGGTCTGTCATGGGCTGCCTGCCGGTGGCTGCGCTCCTTTTTGCCTTTTCCGGGAGCATGGTGCGTTGCCAGCAATTGGAATCACCACAGGCCATGCGTGCGCGAACGGCGGCGGAAGAACCTGCCGCGGCTGCCCGCAGGGCAAGGGCGTTTGTCCAGTCGCATCAGATGGCGCAGGGGGATTCGCCTGCAGCGGCACTGGTATCGGCAAAGGCGCAACAGGTTGGTCTGGTTCAGGCACAGGCTACTTCGCTGGCAACGCCGTGGATCGCGGTCGGTCCGGTCCAGGTGCAGTCGCTGAGTTATGGGCTGGTTACAGGGCGGGTCACGTCGCTGGCGCTGGACCCGAATGATGCCAGTAACAACACGCTGTATGTAGGGACTTCCGGTGGTGGTGTCTGGAAGAGTACGAATGCTGCTTCCAGCCCGGCCAGCTTTGCACCGCTGACTGATACGCTCTCCGTGTTTTCGCCAAATGCCGGCACGTCGGCAATCCCTTCACTGTCCATTGGCGCCGTCTCTGTGCAGCCGGGTGGCACCGGTGTGATCCTGGCGGGAACCGGCGACCCGAACGATGCGCTGGACAGCTACTACGGTGAGGGCGTTCTCCGGTCGACGGACAACGGCCAGACGTGGTCATTGATACAAACGGCAGGAAGTGCTTCGTTCGTGGGTGAGGGCATTGCCGGGTTTGCATGGAGTACCTCGTCTCCGCAACTGGTGGTGGCGGCGGTATCGGCGTCGGCAGAGGCTGCGAATGTTCGCGCCACCAACTATCCGGGCGTGCGCGGTCTTTATTACTCTGCGAATGGAGGTCAGACGTGGACGCTTGCCACCATTCAGGATGGCAGCACCATCGTGCAGAACCGTACCACCAGCTTCACCAGCTTTCGCGGCAATGCAGCTACGTCTGTCGTGTGGAATCCCATCCGCAAGAAGTTTTATGCGGCGATTCGTTTGCACGGCTATTACGAATCCAGCGACGGTGTTACGTGGACACGCATGACGAATCAGCCCGGCGTCGGACTGACGACGGCAAACTGTCCCTCGCGTCCGGGTGATTATGGTCTGCTGTCCTGCCCCCTCTTTCGGGGCACGTTAACCGTGCAGCCCACGTCGGGCGACATGTTTGCTGTAACGGTCGATTCGAACAACGGTAGCCAGGGTTTATGGCAGGATGCCTGCGCGAAATCCGGCACGGCTTGCGCGTCCACAACGGTGGCGTGGGCAACAAAGATTGATACCTCCGCCGTGGAGAGCGGTGGCAGCATTCCGCAGGGCGATTACAACCTGACGCTGGCAGCGATTCCTGCAGCCACATCGCTTTCCACCAGCGACACGCTGCTTTTCCTGGGAACATCGGATCTGTATCGTTGCAGCTTGTCCGGCGGATGTTCGCTGCGCAATACGACCAACGCAACTACAGGTTGTGCGGCTCCTGCTGGAGTGGCTCCTGCGCAACATGCAGTGGCGTGGGGCGTGAATGCGGCGAACTCTGCCACGCCCACCATGTTCTTCGGCAACGACGGTGGTCTTTGGCGGTCGCTGGATGGTGTGCGGCAGCAGGCAGGCGTATGCAGTGCTGACGATGCCACGCACTTTGACAACCTGAACGGTTCGCTGGGGTCGCTTGCGGAGGTCTCGGGAATGGCATCGGATCCAGCCGATGCGAGCGTGCTTCTTGTGGCGCTGGGTGCCAATGGTAGCGCCGCGAGTACGACTTTGGCTCAGGCCTCTTCCATTGCGCCGTGGACGCAGTTGAATGCTGCTGAAAGCGGTGTGGTGGCGATTGATCAAGGCAGCGGTCGCAACTGGTTGTTGCAGGCAGGCGCGGGCGTGGCCCTGCACGCATGCACCAACGGAAAGCTCTGTACCGCGACGGACTTCAGTGGCCCCGCGACCATCGGATCTTCGCAGGTGAGTGGAGACACATCGCTTACCGATCCACCTGTTCTGCTTGACCCCGGCTTGAACACCAATGCGCTGGTGGGCACATGCCGTGTGTGGCGCGGGCCGGAAGATGGCGGTGGCCTGTGGAGCACCTCAAACGCGATCAGTTCGCCGATGGGCAGTACGGTACATAGTCCTTGCAATAGTAGTGATACGACGATTCGTTCCCTGGCAGCAGGCGGACAGGCGAAGTTCAGCAGCGCATCGCAGAACAGCGGTTCGTCCGTTCTGTATGCAGGGTTAAGTGGCACGCTGGATGGTGGTTCTATCTCTGCGGGGCATATCTACAGCACGACATCGGCTTCCACTGCGGGATCGTCGACTGCGTGGACCGATCTGACCACGAACGCCGTCACCAATGACACCTCTCGCCGCTTCAACGCAGGTGGTGTGGATGTGTCCGGCATTGCCGTCGACCCCAGTGACCCCACAGGCTTGACGGTCTACGCGACGATCCAGGGCTTTGGCTATCCACATGTGTATCGCTCCACGAACGGCGGTGCCACATGGCTGAATATCTCGGCGAATTTACCGAATGCACCGGCCAATGCCGTCACGGTTGACCCGAATAATCCGGCGGTGGTGTACGTTGCGATGGACACGGGGGTGTACGTGGCGCAGGATGTGACCACTTGCGTCGCAACAGTGACCGGAACCACGGGGGCATGTTGGAGCGTCTACGGTACGTCGTTGCCGAATGCGCCGGTGACATCGCTGTTTGCCTCACCGGGTATCAGTATCCCCGGGAGCTCCATAACGGGTGTGCTCCGTGCCGGCACTTATGGTCGCGGCATCTGGCAAGTCCCCCTGCTCACAGCAGGTCAAATAGGCGCTCCGGCAGCAACGTTCTCGCCTGGGTCGCTCACATTCGGCACCCAGGCTGTGAGTACGGCCAGTGCATCGCAGACAGTCACACTTAAGAACACTGGCACAGCCGCCATGCAGATTACAGGCGTGTCACCCAGCGCAGGATTCGTGGAGACGGATACCTGCTCCGGAACTTCGCTGCCGGTCAATAGCACGTGTACCCTGACGGTTAGTTTTGCCCCTGTCGCTGCGGGGAACATCACGGGCACAGTGCAGGTGACGGCGAATCTTCCGGGTGGCTACGCATCCGTGGCGCTTGCCGGAACTGCTACAGGCGTGGCGAAAGTTTTGGTTTCGCCAACGTCCATCTCCTTTGGCGATGTTGCGGTGAACGCCGTTTCCACATCGCAGACGATCACGGTGAGCAATGCCAGCACTGCTGCAGCAACACTGAATACGCCGGTCCTTACTGCGGATTATCGTGTGACTGCCAGCACCTGTAGTACCACGTTGGATGCAGGCTCGACATGCACGTTCGCTGTTGCCTATGCGCCAACAGCGGATGGCGCCAATAACGGCAGTCTTACGCTGACAAATAACGCTGGAACCAACACGATATTTCTCAGTGGCAATGGTGTTGGTACAGCGAATGTTGTGTATTCTCCAACGTCGTTGGTCTACCACAGTGCGGCCATTGGCTCAGCGACGGTCGCCCTGTTCACCATTTCGAATACCGGAACCGCGTCCAGCACGTTAAGTGGTCCGGTATTCGTGGGAGATTTTCGCGCACATAGCAATACCTGCGATACGGTTCTTTTTGCCGGACGCAGTTGTACGATCATCGCCTATTTTGTTCCTTCGGG is part of the Terriglobus sp. RCC_193 genome and encodes:
- a CDS encoding SDR family oxidoreductase, translating into MRTVLVTGAAGFIGSHLVDALVERGERVRGLDNFATGRAENLAGVRDRIEFTEASLTDREALAKAVSGVDVIFHLAALPSVPRSVKDPRSSHVANVEGTFEVLEAARAAGVKRVVYAASSSAYGNQPGFPRVETMVPMPIAPYPVQKLAGEFYMKSYWQVYGLETVCLRYFNIFGPRQVPNSEYSGVMAKFILQLQRGERPTIYGDGEQGRDFTYVANAVQANLLASEAPADKVAGQVFNVACGERHTLNETYRVIAGLLKSRLEPAYGPERCGDVKDSLASIQAARQAFGYAPSVGFEEGLQRTVAWYCEQHHHRS
- a CDS encoding nucleotide sugar dehydrogenase, with the protein product MATGNMEDSVQTPATGGSIPAVTTLAAWRARVQSRQARVGIIGLGYVGLPLTLLFSSEGFRVTGFDVDEKKVDTLNSGASYIWRIEPEHIAAAQAKGFRATTDFRHIAEMDAVLICVPTPLTEHHAPDLSYVETTVHAIAPYVRAGQLIVLESTTYPGTTEEIVVRILTDAGVERGVHVQIAPPEEIEQIDGVLVAFSPEREDPGNMITPRREIPKVVGGMDATATEAACALYGSIFTKTVPVSSPATAEMTKLLENIYRSVNIALVNELKQLCMKMGVNIWEVIDAAATKPFGFQAFYPGPGIGGHCIPVDPFYLTWKAKEYGFTTRFIQLAGEVNEDMPVFVMRQVARALNARGVATKGAKVLVLGVAYKADVDDLRESPSLAIIEQLQGLGCDVSYNDPFFPKVGHGRKYALNMESTPLERVSEFDCVLIATDHSAYEMETIVAEAKLVVDSRNATRHIQSPKIVRC
- a CDS encoding choice-of-anchor D domain-containing protein codes for the protein MRARTAAEEPAAAARRARAFVQSHQMAQGDSPAAALVSAKAQQVGLVQAQATSLATPWIAVGPVQVQSLSYGLVTGRVTSLALDPNDASNNTLYVGTSGGGVWKSTNAASSPASFAPLTDTLSVFSPNAGTSAIPSLSIGAVSVQPGGTGVILAGTGDPNDALDSYYGEGVLRSTDNGQTWSLIQTAGSASFVGEGIAGFAWSTSSPQLVVAAVSASAEAANVRATNYPGVRGLYYSANGGQTWTLATIQDGSTIVQNRTTSFTSFRGNAATSVVWNPIRKKFYAAIRLHGYYESSDGVTWTRMTNQPGVGLTTANCPSRPGDYGLLSCPLFRGTLTVQPTSGDMFAVTVDSNNGSQGLWQDACAKSGTACASTTVAWATKIDTSAVESGGSIPQGDYNLTLAAIPAATSLSTSDTLLFLGTSDLYRCSLSGGCSLRNTTNATTGCAAPAGVAPAQHAVAWGVNAANSATPTMFFGNDGGLWRSLDGVRQQAGVCSADDATHFDNLNGSLGSLAEVSGMASDPADASVLLVALGANGSAASTTLAQASSIAPWTQLNAAESGVVAIDQGSGRNWLLQAGAGVALHACTNGKLCTATDFSGPATIGSSQVSGDTSLTDPPVLLDPGLNTNALVGTCRVWRGPEDGGGLWSTSNAISSPMGSTVHSPCNSSDTTIRSLAAGGQAKFSSASQNSGSSVLYAGLSGTLDGGSISAGHIYSTTSASTAGSSTAWTDLTTNAVTNDTSRRFNAGGVDVSGIAVDPSDPTGLTVYATIQGFGYPHVYRSTNGGATWLNISANLPNAPANAVTVDPNNPAVVYVAMDTGVYVAQDVTTCVATVTGTTGACWSVYGTSLPNAPVTSLFASPGISIPGSSITGVLRAGTYGRGIWQVPLLTAGQIGAPAATFSPGSLTFGTQAVSTASASQTVTLKNTGTAAMQITGVSPSAGFVETDTCSGTSLPVNSTCTLTVSFAPVAAGNITGTVQVTANLPGGYASVALAGTATGVAKVLVSPTSISFGDVAVNAVSTSQTITVSNASTAAATLNTPVLTADYRVTASTCSTTLDAGSTCTFAVAYAPTADGANNGSLTLTNNAGTNTIFLSGNGVGTANVVYSPTSLVYHSAAIGSATVALFTISNTGTASSTLSGPVFVGDFRAHSNTCDTVLFAGRSCTIIAYFVPSGTGVRTGSMTFVDNAGSHSIALSGLGLISPSLVMPLQVTFPTTNVNSTSPSQIITVTNSSGYGMNLGITQVYGDFGVTANTCTAAINGILGAGASCQLTVVFSPTVDGQRNGFITMSDTASSGAVATTLLSGTGRGTAQVAVSPSTLAFGNVGIGSVSPAQTVQIANSGTAALALNGRSISGDSSFHIAADTCGSSLAVGATCALSITFAPTVSGSRAGTLAWTDGLGTRTVTLSGNGQGQAAVSLSPGAVDFGTVLLGQSASQTITVSNTGDASIGLASPAATGDFRVTATTCGNSIAAGATCTVTVAFVPAANGARAGTMSLADNASTHTVALTGSGKGSASLTFTPSLLSFSNTTVSNTSAAQTVTFTNNGTAAATLAAATVNGDFRMASNTCGSSLAIGASCSIAVVFAPTASGTRSGILSLADADALHSVSLQGTGVAGTLAVSPASIAFYDTALNTTTAVRNVVLTNSGNSSLRLGSITVTDDFAVSSNCNGVSLAGGGTCTLSVTFTPKSAGTHVGSISIPSDSNGTSGSVATVALTGNGKSAFNITLMPTSVDFGTQLVGSTSATANVTVSNTGTSGGALGSISVSGGDYSVQANTCGTSLASQVGCTVSLVFKPTASGSRTGTLTIVSDAGTQIVPLAGVGTAQATDTLSTLALSFGQQVVNTNSASQTITVTNNGDVPLTLLSAQILAGDFSAVNACGPTLPAHVSCAVSVAFAPKHLGALTGVLQIIDVQRAQTVVLNGTAIAGAGVSLSPSSLTFANTGVGTVGTAQTVTLTNNGGVPLLISAVAVTGNFGIVSGSSTCTTSAAIPVGGSCSMAIAFLPDGAGARTGSVVITSNAATQTTQLSGMGIDFSFAATGPSSVTISNGQSAAYALLLRPSVNTSDAVAFACSGVPASTKCTITPQYRDLSATGTVTVTLLTGTTANAISGTTLFLSLVPLPLWFLRRRVTRGMALAFMAITVLAGVQGCGSGRKMVDDGSSGGSGTTPSGSYTITVSATAAGVTHTVPLTLKVQ